A window of Sphingobacterium kitahiroshimense genomic DNA:
AATTGAGGTTGTTGAACACCCGTAGATAGGCAGGTTCGGCGATGGCTGTATATTCCACCTTATTACAACTTGTAAATAGGGAAACACAGAGCAGCCATAGTGCTAAGTAAATCGTTAATCGTTGATTTTTCATATCAATATTTTTTTAAATCATGGTCAGACAAGAATACTTATGCCTTCCATTATCGGGTATGTTTAACTAAAATCATTCTTGCTTTATCGGTCGCAGTAGCATCTTTTGCACTCTTGCCAATAAGAGCAACCGTATATACGCCTGCTTCCTGTATGGGTTCGGGGCGTCCTGATTTCTCGTAAAGTTTTTTATTGGCGATAAAAGCTTCGTGTGTCAACACGCTGATATCGCTTGCCCAAATACCCGGAACGACATCAGGTGTAGAACGATAGACCATAAATTCAAAAGGATTATAGAGTGTTCGATATCCGATATATGGTCTTTCCATCTTCGGAATTCCAGGTTGTAGATTTTCTACCGCGTCCCGATTATCGAAAGACGTGGCAGGAGACTGTCCATTGCCCACGGTAAACGTCACATATGGATTTCCAATGGATAAGTTTAAAAAGCGTTTTGGGAAATAAAACTGATATTGTAAACGGGCAAAACTGGCATCATCCTGAGCTCCTGTATAGACCGAACCACTTAAGTCATTGGCTACTAATAGCAGTTGAGGTTTACCATCTTGTTGGGGATAAAGCCAAATGGTATAATTTTGTGCCGGTTGCATCGCCTGCTCCAAAGAAGCCAATACTTTGCCTGATGCATCCAATGCTTCTATCCTATGTGTTCCCTGAATCATATTGAGATAATTACTGGCCTGACCAAAAGCCAAAGCATCGGCTAGTGGTTTACCATCAACCCGAAAATTGATCGGTTGACCTGCTCGCGCATTAGCTGCTTGAATACGGGAATAGGTCCGGTTGGCAGGAGCTGCTACATCGGTCAATACCTGAAAAGCATTCTGATAATAGGAAGAGGTATTTCCGATTTCATCGACGTAGTAATTAAATTCTCCGGGAGCAACCAACAAGGTATACACGCCACCGGGTTGATAGGTCGTGACGGGAGCGTAATGCAAATTGCTATTGCTCGAATGATCGATAGCGATCGTGGATGTCGACGGATGAAGGACAGTGTATGCGTAAGTATCTGCTCCCAAAGCTGGAATCTGCCTTCCGTCTTGGAGCAATAACCTAAACTGATAGGTACCATAAGGCAGTTCAATATAATCAGAAGCTACTGCATTTGTCTGTATATTATTGGTTTGTGTACTGACCAATGTACCATCGGCATACGCTAGAGATACGGCCCCCGTAATATCTTCCTGCATACCCAAAAGGCCCATGGTCTGATGTTTGATAGGACCACCCAGATTGACGACTCGGATTTTAAAATGATCCGGTTTTGAAGGAGCGGAAACCGCACGTGGCACCGCTACTATATCCGGTTGTCCATCCATAAATAACGTAGGCATCAAGAAATAATCCATCGGTTTACGGTAATCGTTGGCAGCCTGAAAAGTAATGTCCCGATCTAAAGCCCCCTGATAATGACGTATCCCCAACGTAAGCTTTACTTGATCCTGTTGGTTAAAGAGATCCTGTGGAATTACCCAGCTTTTACCCAATCGTCCGTCTACAGGAAAATAGGATGTACCCGGATAGCGATCAGTATCTGGAGCGTCTGGACGACGTACGATAAAATTGGTTAAACTATCTTTACCTGAAATAACCTGATTAAATCCAGCCATATTTATAATCCGCACATTTGATCGTTCACGGTTTTCCGTTACCGCCCGATTGTCAACACCCATATCCATTTTTTCTTTCTGACAGGCCGTGAACACGAATGTGAAAAATAAAATGGCCACATACATGAGGTGGTTATCCACTAGGCGAAACCAATAAGCTTGTTGCGTATGATCGCGTTTGTACTGTTTAAAGTCTAATTTTTGATATCGCATGACTACAATAAATTATATGTAAAGCCTACCATGATTTCCGCACCGCGTTTATAACTACGGTTGATGTACTCGTTGCCGTACCATTTTCCTCCCGTTTGCGGATTAGCATACACCGTTTTAATCGCTGGATTCATGATATTTTTGGCAAAGCCCTTAAATTGAATTCTTTTATTGATCCGTTGACTAAATACAAAGTCCAGATAAGGCACTGGCTGTGTATATAGATCTGGCTCACCCGTTAGATTGATCTGGACCAAGCGTTCGCCGACCATATTAAAGGTCATCGTTAGATCTGTTCCTGATTGATCATTATCATAATTTAACCAAGCGTTGATCGAATAGGGAGCTTGTTCAAACAGGGGGCTATTTTTTGGTGAATGTCGATCCAACGAGCGATTAGCTTCATAGCGCGCTGCTGATTTTTGGATCTCACTTTGAGCAAGCATGAGGTTGGAGCCTAAGAAGAAATTGCGTAAAGGATCGATCAACGTTCCCAAGTTTTTAACCACTTCAAACTCGACACCCCATACTTTACCTACATTCACATCATTCTGGAATTGTATGGTCGGAAATTCTGGGTAAGTAGCTGCCAATCCCTGAGTTTCCAGATTAAACACCTTGACCAACTGGTTTTCGATACGCTTACCAAAAGCCGAAACGGCTATAACCTCGCCTTTTGCCGGAAACCATTCCCATCTAAAATCTGCATTTTGAGTATATTGATTTTTCAGATTTGGATTTCCAACGACCAATCCCATTTGAAAAGCATCAAATTCAAATACATTGGTTATTTCCCGAAGCTCCGGCCTTGCCAAGGTCGTATTGACAGCGCCCCTGAAATTCATATTATCGTTTAGGGTAAAGGTTGCATTCAAAGAGTAAAAAGGCTTATAACCAGTTTTATAAACCGAATTTGGATCAATCGGGTTAAGCGGTATTGGAGCTTCTCCATTAGCGCCTGTTGTCAATGAAGGATCCAAAAACACGCCAGCTGTATCGACTGTAGAGCCAATATTGGTCATTTCAAATCGAACACCCCCTGCCATACGGAAACGATCGGTCAATTTTAGATCAAGCATACCGTATAGGGCATTGGTTTCAAAATAACCGGTATAATTGTTCGGCGATTTCTGACTGTTATATAAAAATCCGCCGATAGGCATCATTCCTTCACCCTGACCAGCTGCTGGTATTTTCACTCCAATGATTTCATTACTGACCAGACGATTCAGATTACCTTCAACGTCATAGAGCGGTAATGCTTTATTTCTGGTAAAATTCGATCCTGGTAAGAACAACTGGTTTTCTGTAAAATCCCGATCCCGAAACAAATAGTTTACCCCTGTTTTGAACTCTTGCTTCTGACCTAATAAGCGGAAAGGAATGCTGATATCAGCTTTGTAATTGTAATTCTGTTCTGTCAGATTTCGCCATCTCCGGCCATTCGGCTCCGCCTGCATAATACCATAGGTGCCAAATCCATTGACATAACCTGAAGTCAAGGCATACAGATGTTGAGTATACACCTCTTCTGTTTCACCATTATTTGCGCCGACGACCGGTCTGCTATAATAGCCTCCTCCACGCGGGATATAGTCTGCTAAACTCGCGAAACGAAAATCAGGATCATTCTGTTTGGATTTTGAACTGGCCACATTGTAACTTAGACGAGGAGAAAGATCACCTTTTAAAAATTTGTGTTCTCCTTGTAAATTGAAGGTATTCAAGTTTCTGAACGTCTGTTTAAGCGAATAGGTTGTACTTCTCACCTCTCCTGGCAAACCCGTGTATTCGTATCGACCATTTAGGTGAGTAGATTTTGTTTCACCGCCCCAGCTCCCGAGGTACTGCATACTGATTTCATGCTGTGGATTAAATCGGTAGGTCAGTCCCACCAGCGTTCCATAATTCAATGTTTCGGTTCCGGTATTTTC
This region includes:
- a CDS encoding DUF4397 domain-containing protein; protein product: MRYQKLDFKQYKRDHTQQAYWFRLVDNHLMYVAILFFTFVFTACQKEKMDMGVDNRAVTENRERSNVRIINMAGFNQVISGKDSLTNFIVRRPDAPDTDRYPGTSYFPVDGRLGKSWVIPQDLFNQQDQVKLTLGIRHYQGALDRDITFQAANDYRKPMDYFLMPTLFMDGQPDIVAVPRAVSAPSKPDHFKIRVVNLGGPIKHQTMGLLGMQEDITGAVSLAYADGTLVSTQTNNIQTNAVASDYIELPYGTYQFRLLLQDGRQIPALGADTYAYTVLHPSTSTIAIDHSSNSNLHYAPVTTYQPGGVYTLLVAPGEFNYYVDEIGNTSSYYQNAFQVLTDVAAPANRTYSRIQAANARAGQPINFRVDGKPLADALAFGQASNYLNMIQGTHRIEALDASGKVLASLEQAMQPAQNYTIWLYPQQDGKPQLLLVANDLSGSVYTGAQDDASFARLQYQFYFPKRFLNLSIGNPYVTFTVGNGQSPATSFDNRDAVENLQPGIPKMERPYIGYRTLYNPFEFMVYRSTPDVVPGIWASDISVLTHEAFIANKKLYEKSGRPEPIQEAGVYTVALIGKSAKDATATDKARMILVKHTR
- a CDS encoding TonB-dependent receptor gives rise to the protein MNFYQCMRVMKITMMLMTCLLVQVSASTFGQRITLNKQNSNIPSILQEFRKQSQYDFFYDTELFKNTKPIHINLKDASIEQALMACFSDLPFRYVIKNKLVVVTDAPENAGSKSKPEQQQFTMTGRVQDVNNKAALAGVTIRVKGLSLGATTDASGNFTIIVPKSTQVFVFTLLGYQSREVSINAAERNILIQLRSASTALDEVEVRVQARRKANTEVAVLEERKRASIVQDAISAELIQRTGSITTTQALQRVTGVTVTDDKYVAVRGLGDRSVIGQLNGVRLASSDPDRSSIPLDLVPASLLDNITIYKTVTPDKPADAASGIVELKTKSVPDRMTFEVIAQTGLNSNIGMGGKYNSFWNSEMGFLGTKINNKNLSTDFLHLAKEYPAGLSSIHNLIANSNYSNDAYQEVGRINGIMQGFDPVMTSTYKKAPLNQLYSATFGNSYDLFNKRHKLGVILGGNYYRRTTDISGGDLTQYSIYQGVVTGNPDVYSVRNIPNYITPNSLYMGKYQTYKENTGTETLNYGTLVGLTYRFNPQHEISMQYLGSWGGETKSTHLNGRYEYTGLPGEVRSTTYSLKQTFRNLNTFNLQGEHKFLKGDLSPRLSYNVASSKSKQNDPDFRFASLADYIPRGGGYYSRPVVGANNGETEEVYTQHLYALTSGYVNGFGTYGIMQAEPNGRRWRNLTEQNYNYKADISIPFRLLGQKQEFKTGVNYLFRDRDFTENQLFLPGSNFTRNKALPLYDVEGNLNRLVSNEIIGVKIPAAGQGEGMMPIGGFLYNSQKSPNNYTGYFETNALYGMLDLKLTDRFRMAGGVRFEMTNIGSTVDTAGVFLDPSLTTGANGEAPIPLNPIDPNSVYKTGYKPFYSLNATFTLNDNMNFRGAVNTTLARPELREITNVFEFDAFQMGLVVGNPNLKNQYTQNADFRWEWFPAKGEVIAVSAFGKRIENQLVKVFNLETQGLAATYPEFPTIQFQNDVNVGKVWGVEFEVVKNLGTLIDPLRNFFLGSNLMLAQSEIQKSAARYEANRSLDRHSPKNSPLFEQAPYSINAWLNYDNDQSGTDLTMTFNMVGERLVQINLTGEPDLYTQPVPYLDFVFSQRINKRIQFKGFAKNIMNPAIKTVYANPQTGGKWYGNEYINRSYKRGAEIMVGFTYNLL